Proteins encoded together in one Desulfonatronum sp. SC1 window:
- a CDS encoding DUF3540 domain-containing protein, whose product MHQSNVIPFILPDPSPQSQDYHHRITHGRVENVLDDKYVVRLEDGRVVRAGVAHGCLAVPGVGDMVLTYAGPGKVAYVLTVLESRQTETVLETDRDLVLKAPRVRLEGGESLALSAPDVDLSGIRGRLGFLNLDLTASALTARIGHMGAFVETIRLKARSLIQTLRYSLRRVQGMDASQAGQMRVKVEESYKLKTGAADLRAEGTMSVDGKRVDIG is encoded by the coding sequence ATGCATCAATCCAACGTCATTCCCTTCATTCTTCCGGACCCCTCACCCCAGAGCCAGGATTATCACCACCGCATCACCCACGGACGAGTGGAGAACGTGCTTGACGACAAGTACGTGGTTCGTCTGGAGGATGGACGGGTGGTGCGGGCCGGGGTGGCTCACGGATGTCTGGCCGTGCCCGGAGTCGGGGACATGGTCCTGACCTATGCCGGGCCGGGCAAGGTCGCGTACGTGCTGACCGTGCTGGAATCCAGGCAGACCGAAACCGTGCTGGAAACCGACCGGGATCTGGTGCTCAAGGCCCCCCGTGTGCGTCTGGAAGGCGGCGAGAGCCTGGCTTTGAGCGCTCCGGACGTGGACCTTTCCGGGATACGCGGACGGCTGGGCTTTCTGAACCTGGACCTGACCGCCTCCGCCCTGACGGCCCGCATCGGACACATGGGCGCGTTCGTGGAAACCATCCGCCTCAAGGCCCGCTCCCTGATCCAGACCCTGCGCTACAGCCTACGCCGGGTCCAGGGCATGGACGCTTCCCAGGCCGGACAGATGCGCGTCAAAGTTGAGGAGTCCTACAAGCTCAAGACCGGAGCCGCGGACCTGCGGGCCGAGGGCACAATGAGCGTGGACGGGAAACGGGTGGATATTGGGTAA
- a CDS encoding pentapeptide repeat-containing protein → MPSNEHNDLLAQAREDGRLEKADLTGANLAGADLSGLFLTDVVLDRADLSGAYLTDAWFKGCSLNDAVLTGTQLNDVRFASCALDRVDLSDAKAEMADFSGSSLDAARFHRADLSRAELDGSPLGRADFTGARLFRTSLADTDLTAVVFQDTDLTMAFLRRAKLAGQRFPGCTLAQALLDEADLTGADLTGLNISQASFSGADLTGAILEKAQGRYAQFAEAKAGQARFAQSFLESAVFPNADLTAAVFHAAHLHGAILADANCANADFTNANLSYADFSRANVASARFTGAKLYMANMHRVDQDQIRQGQGDVSHVRSTDKDLAAAEMWVAQV, encoded by the coding sequence ATGCCATCGAATGAACATAACGACCTCCTGGCCCAGGCCCGGGAAGACGGACGCCTGGAAAAGGCCGACCTGACCGGCGCGAACCTGGCCGGGGCCGACCTGTCCGGCTTGTTCCTGACGGACGTGGTCCTGGACCGGGCCGACCTGAGCGGCGCGTACCTGACCGATGCCTGGTTCAAGGGATGCTCCCTGAATGACGCCGTGCTGACCGGCACCCAATTGAACGACGTGCGTTTTGCTTCCTGTGCCCTGGACCGGGTCGATTTGAGCGACGCCAAGGCGGAAATGGCCGACTTTTCCGGCTCCAGCCTGGATGCGGCCCGGTTCCACCGGGCGGATTTGAGCCGGGCCGAACTGGACGGCAGCCCCCTGGGCCGGGCGGACTTCACCGGAGCCAGGCTGTTCCGGACTTCCCTGGCGGATACGGACCTGACCGCCGTCGTGTTCCAGGACACGGACCTGACCATGGCCTTCCTGCGCCGGGCCAAGCTGGCCGGACAGCGCTTCCCCGGCTGCACCCTGGCCCAGGCTCTGCTGGACGAGGCCGACCTTACCGGAGCCGATCTCACCGGCCTGAACATCTCTCAGGCATCCTTCTCCGGAGCCGACCTGACCGGGGCGATTCTTGAGAAGGCCCAGGGTCGCTACGCCCAGTTCGCCGAAGCCAAGGCCGGCCAGGCCCGATTTGCCCAGTCGTTCCTGGAAAGCGCCGTCTTTCCGAACGCCGACCTGACCGCCGCCGTCTTCCACGCCGCCCACCTCCATGGCGCGATCCTGGCCGACGCGAACTGCGCCAACGCGGACTTCACCAACGCCAACCTGAGCTACGCCGACTTCTCCCGAGCCAATGTCGCCTCAGCCCGCTTCACCGGGGCAAAACTGTACATGGCCAACATGCACCGCGTGGACCAGGACCAGATCCGCCAGGGCCAAGGCGACGTCTCCCATGTCCGTTCCACGGACAAGGATCTCGCTGCGGCGGAGATGTGGGTGGCCCAGGTTTAA